Below is a window of Brassica napus cultivar Da-Ae chromosome A5, Da-Ae, whole genome shotgun sequence DNA.
AGAATAAATCACCGGTCgttgtttcctcttcttctcctccgaTTTCTGTCTGTCGGAGCTCTGGTCACCCAACAATCGCGTGGTTGTGGTTCTGGAGTCACGACGCGGTTTGCGGGAAGGAGGGGATAGTTAAGTTGAGTTTTTCGGTTTCCGGGAGACGGAGGCTCTCATAGATCCGTCATCGCCGGACTTTGCATCCGCGGCGGGGAAGCTTCCTTAGTTCCGTCGTCGTCGGCTCTAGTCCCCGGGGGGTGAAGGCTTTCACAGCTTCGCGTCGCCGGATCTCGTCCCCTAGTCCTTTAGGGTTTCGtccttttagtttatttttttctcatcgCTTAGGTTTAGGTTTGTTTGTGTTATGGCCGGAGGGAGTGAGGCTCTCCGGTGGAATCGGTTCAAGTTGCATGCGTTTGTTTCTTTGGGTGGTTGCGGTGAACTGTGTTGGGGGAGCTCTTGCCATGGCGATCGATGCTCTCCGGTTTAAGAGGCCCAAAGATGTTTGAGGTGAGGTTTGGCGGAGCTGCGGTGCTCCGTTTTGGCCGAGAGATCCGAAGGCTGGATCTCCGGCGAAGATGAGAGGTGGTGGAGATGAGTCGTCCGTGTGACACGTGCCCCTCGTCGTCGAGGATGGCAACACGTGTCCTTGCTTTGGAAAAGCTGTTCATTCGACGCGGCTGCTCTCTCTCCTGGTGGAAGATTAGGGTTTCTCAAGTTGGGCCGGAAGGTTATGGGCCCAGTTGGTTTATCGGGTTTAGTTTTAGTATGGGCTTTTATTGTAATGTTTCTGGGCTTGGCCCAtatcctttaatatataaaatcatattgacgggaaaaaaaaagttagtaaTTCAGCTCAGTTTCCACGTttcgaatcaaaacaaaaatagaagATGGCCTACATGTTGAATTATTGCGATTTGACTGGTGCATGCATTTATTGAGATGTCATAGTGGTTGcaaaaccttatcatttaggagagtttttttttttctttttgaaacacGAGTTTTTAACACGTAAAACCGGACTCGTCCATTATagtgacaaaaataaaattacattttgAATCTCCACACAAATGGCGTTCCGACAACAAGAAGCACTTTCTCTTACAAAAAAGACAGATCAAGATTTCATTTTCAGGTCCAAACTTCCCGATATCTCCATTCCAAACCACCTTCCTCTCACCCAGTACGTCTTCCAGAAGTTCTCCGGCGGCGGAGACGGCGACTCCACCACCACATGCCTCATAGACAGTGCCACCGGACGTACCTTCACCTACGCCGACGTGCAGATCACTTTACAGCGGATCGCTGCCGGACTCCACAGGCTAGGGATCCGCCACGGTGACACCGTGATGCTCCTTCTCCCAAACTCGCCGGAGTTTGCTCTATCTTTCCTCGCCGTGGTTCACCTCGGAGCCGTATCGACCTCCGCTAATCCGCTATTTACCCAAACGGAGATCGCAAAACAGGCAAAAGCCTCCGCCGCGAAGATGatcatcacaaaatcatgttACGTCCATAAACTAACAAACCTTAGACAGCTTGGTGTTGTCATCGTTTGTGTAGACGACAGAAATGATGTCGTTTCGTTAGCTGACGGTTGCGTGAGGTTCACGGACCTGACTCAAGCGGACGAGGCAGAGCTTCCTAAGCCTGAGATCTCGCCGGAGGATACAGTGTCGATTCCGTACTACTCCGGGACCACAGGACTTCCAAAAGGTGTGATGATTAGTCACAAGGGATTAGTTACGAGCATTGCTCAAAAAGTAGACggagaaaaccctaatctcaacTTCACCAGAGATGACGTCATCATCTGTTTCCTCCCAATGTTTCACACTTTCACGCACAGCTCGTTGATGCTTTCGGCGATGAGGACCGGTGCCGCGTTCTTGATCTTGCCGAGGTTCGAGTTGAATCTGGTGATGAAGATGGTTCAAAAGTATAAGGTCACGGTGGTTCCGATGGCCCCACCGGTGGTTCTAGCGTTCGTTAAGTCTCCGGAGACAGAGAAGTACGACCTGAGCTCGGTGAGAATGATGCTTTCGGGCTCAGCTACGCTCAAGAAGGAGCTTGAAGACGCCGTGCGTCTTAAGCTTCCCAATGCCATATTTGGTCAGGTCAGTTTAGTGACGCTTACTTTCATAATTATTTTCTCATAAACTTTAAGTGCAAGGGACTCTACAAAATTGTTGAAATTCAAGAAATGTGAATATTGAGATTGACTATTGATTCTTGGATGACTAAAATTACTTGGAGACAGAGCTAATTGATTTGAATAGATTACATATGATACGAGTCATGAGGTAATCAAATGAAGTTTAATGTATATTCACAGCAATCTCGTGGTCtatatc
It encodes the following:
- the LOC106421965 gene encoding 4-coumarate--CoA ligase 4 isoform X2, whose product is MAFRQQEALSLTKKTDQDFIFRSKLPDISIPNHLPLTQYVFQKFSGGGDGDSTTTCLIDSATGRTFTYADVQITLQRIAAGLHRLGIRHGDTVMLLLPNSPEFALSFLAVVHLGAVSTSANPLFTQTEIAKQAKASAAKMIITKSCYVHKLTNLRQLGVVIVCVDDRNDVVSLADGCVRFTDLTQADEAELPKPEISPEDTVSIPYYSGTTGLPKGVMISHKGLVTSIAQKVDGENPNLNFTRDDVIICFLPMFHTFTHSSLMLSAMRTGAAFLILPRFELNLVMKMVQKYKVTVVPMAPPVVLAFVKSPETEKYDLSSVRMMLSGSATLKKELEDAVRLKLPNAIFGQSYGMTEAGTVANSLAFAKHPFKTKSGSCGTVIRNAEMKVVDTITGASLPRNKSGEICIRGHQLMKDDDDEIFIVDRLKELIKFKGYQVAPAELEALLIFHPYIEDAAVVPMKDEVADEVPVAFVVRSKGSQLTEDDIKNYVNKQVVHYKRIKMVFFVKAIPKSASGKLLRKVLRAKL
- the LOC106421965 gene encoding 4-coumarate--CoA ligase 4 isoform X1, which translates into the protein MAFRQQEALSLTKKTDQDFIFRSKLPDISIPNHLPLTQYVFQKFSGGGDGDSTTTCLIDSATGRTFTYADVQITLQRIAAGLHRLGIRHGDTVMLLLPNSPEFALSFLAVVHLGAVSTSANPLFTQTEIAKQAKASAAKMIITKSCYVHKLTNLRQLGVVIVCVDDRNDVVSLADGCVRFTDLTQADEAELPKPEISPEDTVSIPYYSGTTGLPKGVMISHKGLVTSIAQKVDGENPNLNFTRDDVIICFLPMFHTFTHSSLMLSAMRTGAAFLILPRFELNLVMKMVQKYKVTVVPMAPPVVLAFVKSPETEKYDLSSVRMMLSGSATLKKELEDAVRLKLPNAIFGQSYGMTEAGTVANSLAFAKHPFKTKSGSCGTVIRNAEMKVVDTITGASLPRNKSGEICIRGHQLMKGYLNDPEATARTIDKYGWLHTGDIGFVDDDDEIFIVDRLKELIKFKGYQVAPAELEALLIFHPYIEDAAVVPMKDEVADEVPVAFVVRSKGSQLTEDDIKNYVNKQVVHYKRIKMVFFVKAIPKSASGKLLRKVLRAKL